The following proteins come from a genomic window of Miscanthus floridulus cultivar M001 chromosome 2, ASM1932011v1, whole genome shotgun sequence:
- the LOC136524637 gene encoding protochlorophyllide reductase B, chloroplastic, protein MALQAATSFLPSALSARKEGSVKDSAFLGVRLADGLKLETSALGLRTKRVSTSVAIRAQTAAVSSPSVTPASPSGKKTLRKGTAIITGASSGLGLATAKALAETGKWHVIMGCRDFLKASRAAKAAGMDKDSFTIVHLDLASLESVRQFVKNVRQLEMPIDVVVCNAAVYQPTAKEPSYTADGFEMSVGVNHLGHFLLARELLSDLQSSDYPSKRLIIVGSITGNTNTLAGNVPPKANLGDLRGLAGGLNGIGSSVMIDGGEFDGAKAYKDSKVCNMLTMQEFHRRYHEETGVTFASLYPGCIATTGLFREHIPLFRLLFPPFQKYITKGYVSEEEAGKRLAQVVSDPSLTKSGVYWSWNKNSASFENQLSEEASDADKAKKLWEISEKLVGLA, encoded by the exons ATGGCGCTCCAGGCGGCGACGTCCTTCCTCCCCTCGGCGCTCTCCGCGCGCAAGGAG GGGTCGGTGAAGGACTCGGCGTTCTTGGGTGTTCGTCTCGCGGATGGCCTCAAGCTGGAGACCAGTGCTCTGGGCCTACGCACCAAG AGGGTGAGCACGTCGGTGGCCATCCGCGCACAGACGGCAGCGGTGTCCTCCCCATCAGTGACCCCCGCGTCGCCGTCTGGGAAGAAGACCCTCCGCAAGGGCACGGCGATCATCACCGGTGCGTCGTCCGGTctcggcctggccacggcgaaggCCCTGGCGGAGACAGGCAAGTGGCACGTTATCATGGGCTGCCGCGACTTCCTCAAGGCGTCGCGCGCGGCCAAGGCGGCCGGCATGGACAAGGACAGCTTCACCATCGTGCACCTGGACCTCGCCTCTCTGGAAAGCGTCCGCCAGTTCGTCAAGAACGTGCGCCAGCTGGAGATGCCCATCGACGTGGTGGTCTGCAACGCCGCCGTGTACCAGCCCACCGCCAAGGAGCCGTCCTACACCGCCGACGGCTTCGAGATGAGCGTCGGTGTCAACCACCTCGGCCACTTCCTCCTCGCCCGCGAGCTCCTCAGCGACCTCCAGTCCTCCGACTACCCCTCCAAGCGCCTCATCATCGTCGGCTCCATCACCG GGAACACGAACACGCTGGCGGGGAACGTGCCGCCGAAGGCGAACCTGGGTGACCTGCGCGGCCTCGCCGGCGGCCTCAACGGCATTGGCAGCTCGGTGATGATCGACGGCGGGGAGTTCGACGGCGCCAAGGCATACAAGGACAGCAAGGTGTGCAACATGCTGACGATGCAGGAGTTCCACCGCCGGTACCACGAGGAGACGGGCGTCACCTTCGCGTCGCTCTACCCGGGCTGCATCGCCACCACGGGCCTGTTCCGCGAGCACATCCCGCTGTTCCGGCTGCTCTTCCCGCCGTTCCAGAAGTACATCACCAAGGGGTACGTCTCCGAGGAGGAGGCCGGGAAGCGGCTGGCGCAGGTGGTGAGCGACCCCAGCCTGACCAAGTCCGGCGTGTACTGGAGCTGGAACAAGAACTCGGCGTCCTTCGAGAACCAGCTCTCTGAGGAGGCCAGCGACGCCGACAAGGCCAAGAAGCTCTGGGAGATCAGCGAGAAGCTTGTCGGCTTGGCGTGA